The Drosophila sulfurigaster albostrigata strain 15112-1811.04 chromosome 3, ASM2355843v2, whole genome shotgun sequence genomic sequence gtttcgtttttgttttgttttttattaaaatgcaaagcatGTGTTCCAAGTTAtggcaaatacaatttgtagaTTATTAAATTAGCATTACACAAGTGATTGCAATTAAGAATTGTTTTCATAATTACTAAAGTAATTGCTATGGTAATTATTATTGGTATTTCAGTTGGTTTTTAATACCCTCTTGCTTTGAGTACTTCGAGAAGATGAAATGTGGCCTGAGTTCTGTGCTTATaagcatatgtgtgtgtgtgtttgtgtgtgtgtaaagtcAAGTGTTGCAAAGTTCTGACTGAGTTGAGGTATCAATCAGTAAGCCAAAGTTGTCGCTTACGTTTCCGATCTCTGTGGCCTGGTGCCCAAGCAACTCcccacatatatataaatgtttatgtatttatatatatatatgcatatatgcaagtatgtatatgtatcagttcattatatagtatatctataaatttatataattaattgcataattttcgCTTGAATTTACCTTCTATGTCACTTCATATAAATTCTTTGACCTTTCAATTAACACACATCTCGCAAGCTGTACTTGAGTAAGAGGTATGCGTCtagttatcgataaatcgatATGCGATTGCAATTGCTCGATGCTACTACACTTTCAACACTTTCTCAACACTACGCAAAGTTGCGAAGACGCCGTTGACTATGATGACGCCGACGCTCGTTGTTGATCTTAATCTTGGCTATGCGTATGGATTCGGGCAGCACTGATGTGGGTGATGTGGCCAGAAAACCGCTAACAAAGGTGAGGCGACTATTGCTGCCAGtgctgtcgatgttgctgctactattaccgttgctgttgctgatgtcgTGCTCATTTGACACGTCCTCGAAGACATCGGGATATACGCTTATATTGTCCAGattatcaatttcaatatctCCCGCCCCGTTGCGGACATAGGTCAATTGGGAATAGGGCGTGGCCAGCAGCTTTTGCGTGGACTTTCTCAGAGTTTTCTTCGTACTTGTTGCAGCCGTAAcagttgctgccgttgctgcggctgcggctgctgctgctactgctgatgatgatgatgttgccgttgtttgttttgtttcggcGAGACTATTATTCAgattgctgttgatgttctTGTACACACTGAAAACCTTGTCGACTTGCAGCTTTGGTGTTGCAAGCAACAcagttgtggctgctgctgctgctgcagctgtccTTGAGGCAGAACTACTCTGTGCTGCTGTCGGCAACATTGTTTGGAATCGCGTGCTGGCTGTTGCACTGGTTGCTCGCAGCAATTTGTAtggttgctgtttgctgccgctgtccCGAAACAGTTGTTGATGGTTttcgttattgttgctgctgttgcgatgCCTGCTTTGCTTGTGTGTGCTcactgttgatgttgctgtggttgctgctgttgctgtcgtgtTGCCCACAGTGCTTGCCTCATGCTGCTGCGTTGTGTGCCATTTGTTGTACATTAGCGTGGCCACAGTTGCTGCCGGCGGCGTTTGTTCCAGTACCAACTGtgtgcctgttgctgctgtagttgtggttgttgttgttgctgctgttgtcgagGTAGTTTTAGCcacttggctgctgcttgcggccgttgctgctgttgctcctgttgcttTGGTTTCGTAGTTAGCTATTGCCTGTGTTGTGGTGAGAAACTCATTCTCATCTCCATCCTCAGTCAGCTCTGTTTCGTATTGCAGCAACTCGGTGTCATTGCCGCTGCTCGATGTTGCTGATGCAGATGCTGTTGCGAGTGTTGTTGATGCAGATGCTTCGGCTTCCAACTCTGTGATGGACGTTGCCCAGAgattgtagttgctgttgctgatatACGATTTAATACTGTCTTCTGCAGTTGTTGctagcaacatgttgctggcgtgtgtgctgctgctactgctgctgctactgtcgCTGGTACTCTCACTAATCTCGCtaaagttttcatttgttgctgtgggcgtggcagacCAAGTGGACCAGGGctcaatgctgctgctgctgctgctgtagccaTCGTCGAAGCTCGTGgagtagctgctgctgctgctgctgcttgtgaaCATATCGTCCGTGCTGGTATcaactgtggctgctgccgtAGGTagttgctgcaattgttgcaattgctgtcgctgctgcttcggTTTTCGTCCCTTTCTTCGTCGACCTTTGCGCTTGTTGGCCAGCGTTGTTGTCGACGTTTTGGTTGTTGCTACGGTTGCGGTTGCAGATGcagatgttgctgttgttgctggtgctgctactgctgctgcaggtgatgcgtttgttgtttgttgttttgtcgttgttgcacTTTTGGCAGTCGTTTGTTTCGTTGGACTAGCTGTgactcgttgttgctgttgctgttgctgttggtgctgttgcttGCGTCGCTGCTGTCGCCGCGCCAGCATTGAGGGATCATTGTGATGATGTCGCACctgatgttgctgccgtgtctgctgctgctgctgctgctgttgttttcgACCTAAtgctaattgttgttgttttttgttagtgCTACTTagactactactactattatGGCCATGATGcgcatgttgctgttgcaacttttGATTTTGGTTATTCGATTTGTGgcgattgtttttgttgcgcGAGACTTTGCgattgttgccgctgccgctgctattgctgctgccattgttgctactattgccattgccattgccattggccCTCATTGCAGCTGTCTCGCGCCATTTTGGTAACGTGTGCTGATGGAAAAAGAGCTCGGCATCGATCTTATTGAACATGAAGCAGGCATCGTTGACGCTCTTGACGGTCTTGGGACCGACGGGTTTACCTCGATGCGTGAACCCGACACGTCGCTGTAGATCGACAACGGAACGGAACACGAAATAACCGTGAACGATGGTCTCGTTGAAGTAGCAGGTATCGCGCAGTTCCTTCTGCaattatacaaattgaaatgggTTAGACTACAGAAGAATTGTTGTGTTgtagtatgtatgttatgtatgtgtatcttcagttattttttgttcacttCACAATGCAATTTATGAGCAGCATTTCCGCTGTGAAAACTTGTCCAAAATATTTTCGACAAGCAGCTTACAAGTGAGAGCgtacaacaacagcatggacagcaacaacaactgtgaaGCTGGagtgtgtttatttataaaacactTGAAATACCAAAACGACAATCCAAATTAAACGCGGCTTCATTGTTGATGtgtcttctgctgctgttgctgctgctgttgctgatgttagtattgttgctgctggtaaAGGTAGAAACACTATCAGTTGCCCAATCTGCTGTTATGATTCTGTTTTGAATTAAAGTGTTGCAGATGACGCAGATAAAGATTTCAACTCAACATTTAACAATTATGCCATATTTAGTCGAGACactttatcttattttttccCTTTTAGCCAACTCTGATGGTATTTATAGGTTTTAATTGCTATTTTTGAACAGCTTCTCAGTGGGCACTTCACTCAATTCTCATTCCTCAGCTCAGAGTCTGTGTGTgaagcatttatttatttttatatcaaatCGCGCTACTTGCTTCAGTTCTATTCTTCACATTTCTCAAGTGTGCTCTAAACgctatttaattatttttaaaaactagCTTTTTGAGTTGATTGATTAGTGTCAAATTGCAATACAACATTTGCGTTTGATATTCCTAAAATATTGAAAGTTACATCAACAAAAAGTGACAGCTGAAGGCCatagaaaaattgaaaagagaGTGTACTTTTTACTGAAGAGGATGATACTAAAAGATGAATTAGTatggtaaataaaatactaaaagtgaataaatactaaattgtaaTAAAGGAAGTCAAAGATTTGTTCATTTAAGACAATTACAGAGTAAAGAACTTCTCAGattgtataatttttacaaatttgagCTATTTTGATTATCTGCAATTCTTTACGAGATCAATTATATTACTTGCTTCTACTAATACTATTCAGCAACAGAAAGGccttatatatattatatagacatcaatgaaaagaaatcaataaCTTATTCCTATTCAATGTTTATGAAAGAACTAAAAATGATGACTAAAGTCTATGACACTCAGGTTGAGGCATGTTGTGTCCACTCGTGGTTGAAGTGATTCAGTTCAACTTTATCTAACGTATTGTAACCTCAACCCAATCATGTGTCACAAATATTGACCTTCAATGAAActgtaaatacattttttataagacatcataaaaataataataataaaatcacaGTATCAGAGTGCAAGTGTGAGAATGAACACTCGTAACATATTTGCACATGAATTCATGTTGGATTTATGGCCATAATCGAAAGCAATAAAATGACAAGTGCAAGTTTTGACCTTTGTTGCTCTATTGTTGTAAGATTTCAATGTTGATGTTTGCACAGCTCGATTGAGGcttaactaactaactaactgtATGAAAGgacattgaaatattttcgcaATTACAGCATTACGAATTTGCCACGtcatttgattgattgattagaTATATCAAACTGATATAGAGGCGCGTCGGATGTCGTCGAGTGTGtctatttgttgtttgaatAGTCAATGATTTTTATGCGAGCCACTCAACTGACTGCTGAGTGCGTATTTATTCGACTGACATTGAAAATTATCTGCCTCAAAAACTGTTACAATGtctcaaaaatacaaaaatagtaaacTTCGTTGGAATTTCACCAAGTTTCAGATGCATGAGAACAGTTGCAATTTGGAGCTGCCAACGGATACATTCAACTTTTCTCAGATTGTGCgttttgttatgcaaatattaCGCATTCGCCGCGTTAACAGACAAATAACTGGAATATCTGTAAAAAACTCTGTGccagtttatttatatttctcaAGCAATTTGTTGTCTCGCCCCAAAGTTATAAGCagttattatatgtatatttatttatgtttatgtgcctgtaattgcatttgaaatttcaatattgtaataaatatttttgttttctgttgtcgCGCGTTTTCCATGACAGAATtggtgcaactgcaacaggtTTTTCCCTGCTTACAATCGAGTCGAAATTATGTAAAGTGAACAACTAATAGATTCTCTGTTATAGAGCAGTGAAAGGGACTTAATTCTGATGTGATTGTTGTGAAATATTCTGAATATGTAgctaataaaatactttaaataaatatgttaaaatatatatcctATTTGAACGACTTTGACTACTGCTCTACACTGTATACCTTAcacttacagggtataaacaaaatgaaaatttatttagtgcAACTGTCTGAGCTGGCGCTTAGCTggcaatttatgcaatttggcCAAATCGTTCAAGTATCATAGCCATTGTCGTCGTTGTAATCGCACTCGTTTGCATAAAACCATTATGTGCTACATGCCATAAATTATAGTGTTTGCACAGTTAGTTTGCATAAAGCGGCGGCATTTCAAGTACAATGCAATTCAATCCCAATTGCGTTTCAATGTAATCACACATTTTATGCAAAGAAGTGTGGGAGAGggggagaaggagaagggggCCTTGGCCCTAAGTACACATCATTATTGTATGTGCGATAAGATGCGAGTACTGGGAAACAGAATTTCATGGGAGAATCATGAAAAAGAACTTATGAGTACATTCGAAGAGAGTCTTGTCAAAGTCATCGCAAAATCGTATTAAAAGCATCATTTTGTAGCTTGAGTTAGACTAAAGTCATTAAgaatttggttgtgatcagataaagattgtggaagttatttaataaatgattttcggttcttagttgttttgtctgacaatctgaaAAAAGTTTGTACTATCTAGTGGATTTTCAATGTAAACCAAATAttgtctttggtatatttcagtatatttttcggtatacgAGTTTGTTATATTTCTAGAAAATTACCGCGCACAGTTTctgattttattaaagttgtGTAGCCGGTatttcgactgtagctttcttacttgtcaAAATATACTctgtatatatacattttatagatTGCAATCAAAGTGAATAATAGTTGGTTATCAGATACACCAAAAATGATATTTTAGTCTTACTTACCATGCCAACTAATCTCCAATTGTCGTTGAAACACAAATATCTTTGCGTTTCTTTTGCGTACAGTGCTATTTTGAATTCGTTCACAAAGTCCGAGAGGCCGACTATCGTTATATTTTctgtaaaaatatgaaagGTAATCAACGAACGTCAGTCAAATCTGTGGATCTTTTAATTGACGTAAATATTTGGCTgttcaaaacattttttaattaaacgcaAACACGGATGTGATGTGATTAAGCGTGTCAAGAGGGGGAAACtgatttaaatatgtaaaaggAACGTGCTTATTATCATAAGTCGCAGTCAGTAATAGTAAAAGTTTGTACTTTACTCAATAACAGGGGCCACGCCCCTTTACACGTGTAGAAAACTCGATCGCACTGTGTTTCATctcaaaagaaatatttttttatattgtgtaattattaatttctcaCCTTTTTATCAGCCTAATGGAAAACtagttttgtaatattatttgtttgaatgttttttaaatatttttttgtaaacattttagtTGGTATAGATCAAAGAGatttaactatttaaagtgaattttacccaacttttttaatttattttaaatatttaatttagttaggGAAACtgtaatttgcaatatttaattataaaataattttattatatttcgaTTAAACCATTTTTAGAGTAACATTAGAAGAACTAATAGCAAGAATGGTTCGTTTTAAGTTACTTTCAAACCAGATGCTATGTTGTCGCGTAGTCTCAAATTTTCGCACCATTCCAATAGTGTTGGAATCACTGTGACTTCGCAGTGGAATTTTGTGAAGAATTTGGACTTCTGTTTATCATCAACGCTGTGTACGATGTTTGCTTAACAGTTAACAAACTCTGAAGACGTTTCAAGGTATGCTGCGTTCTAATTTTAAAAGACTGTCTGCAGATGCAACTTGTGGCTATATAAAGACGTGCTAGCGGAGAGGAGAGGGGAATGCATaacccaaactcaaactcaaactcaagtAGCTATAGGCCAGAGATagtcactctctcactctactAATTATAAACTAACAATGTATTATTGGCCCCGCCCCAATCGGTGGATGCGTCAGGGCTATTGAACTTCAACGTTGTGGCAGGCAACGTCGTTTGGTGGCAGAGAGCTGCACAAAAGTCACTAATAAGTAAAGCACTTGAATGGAGCCGAGAGGCAGCAAAAGAAAGGCAGCCACTCGAGTTAGATTGATAGGTGACTCTGggttcagcttcagcttcagcttcaccATCAGTTTCAAGCGAagagactgagactcagaCATCAGCAGAaccagacccagacccagacccgGGTTGACTTCGACAGCGGActcccttccttccttccttctcCTCCCCGTGACATCATCGTCTGccagtaattaaatttatgcacagAAATTCTTGGCAAAAGTTGCTGCCAGACCCACGCATTGAATGGAAGGGTGAAGAGGGGCGGTCAGGCGGACAGGCGGATGGAGGGACAGAGGAACTCTCTAGGGAGCTCTCATATTTCATAAGCCGGCACCGAGCCGAGGGCCAGTGCGCTTGAGTGAGTTTTGTGCTTCACACCTTTGGCCGGCTGCAGTGGCAAGCTGGTAAGCTGGCATGCTGGCAACCTCGCAGCGTGGCAAGCTGACTagcagactgactgactgactgactgactgacactTGTGCCAACTAACCAGTTGTTGGTGGctccttttgttgttattgttgtgattCATGGCGCGTTCTCATAACTTATTGATTTCATTAGTTTAGTGACACATGTGAGAGTACTCTGAAGTTTGCACTTCTGAGTGCATGCCTCGCACTTGCCACTTGACTACTTGCAACACACCTGCCCGCCATCGTGCCGCATGCCTTCATTCCTCTCTCGTTATTCTCTCTGACTCTTGTTGCCTTagacatttttgtttgttttccttGCAATGGAGAATTGCATGGAGTATGaagttgttgctcttgttccTCCCTTCTCTTTCACTCAAtcattccctctctctctctattctACTAACTTGCTCCACACGAAGCTAGCcattttgcattgtttatCTTGCGCTTTTCCAGGGGGTTCTCAATGGGCTTTCAGTGAATACGTTTCCCCTTAGTATCGTTAGCTGATGAGCAATTGTGCCAGATACAATATCTAGGAGTAATGGCAACTAGGAGAATGTTATTCTAACTGCATTTCTCAACTCGAGGTATGGAGTAGAgagttttatattaaagagCGATGGTCTTATCAAGGTCTTAAACACTAAAAATCAAAACTTTGGTTGTGTTAAAGTATCATAACTTTAAGTGTATCAATCattggaaatatttataaatctttgtataaagtataattttcatttaatattgaagaatagaactgtttagctttggagTCTgtgccaaaaaataaatataagcgACTAAAGCTGCccaaatacaatattatagtatgtttatttttaaatctcccctgctacaaaaataaacgaagCTGTTTTGGGCTCAAATGTTTTCACGACAAAATCACATCAAATGCATTTATGCTTGGAATTTTTATAGGCATCGATGGTagatattttaaagatttctGTTCGGTTTGTTTTTCACTCAATAAAAAGCTACGATTGGGCCACATTTTTGCCGCAAGTTATTAAGTTTTTCaacttcgttgttgttgttggagtttCTAATTAAGTTATTAGTCACACAGTGTGGAATTTTGTTGCTTGCAGCTCGCCGAAGTCTGAGTCTCgaatttatgattttgttttcCAGAATGGGAATGGGCGTCGGTTGAGTATCGATATCGATACATTCTGATCTATGCACTTAAAATGCATCACCATAAATatggcaaaataaaacattagGTCCCGAAGCCCTAAAGCTCTTCTAATTGTTAGATCCCTATCATCTCAGACTGAGATTTTAGGCTCGTTATGGTTATGGTTATAGTCATCGTTGTGCTTTGTGGAGGCGTTTTTGAGTGGTGggtgtgttttgttttcttttatgaattaagtatttatatattttttttgggactAGTTCTTAAAGTTcagaaagaaattaaagttgTACTAAGCTCttccaaatgaaattaatactGTAGATCAAATACTAAAAGATttctttgatttaaatattttctaaaattggCATTCATCATATAAAGATTTGAAGAACAAGTGCTCCAATTAAAGTAACCAACATttttatgcacacacatatatcaCACTTTATGGAGTTTTATCTCTTTTTTAAGCGCATTTTTAGCTGATATCCATTTATGGTTGGACCACCAACTGCGCCAAAGCCGCTAAAAATCTTGATATATAATGTCAAAACTCTCAAAATGTGACATGTAAGATCATTATAAGAAACAACAAGAGCGACAAAAGAATACaggtaaaaacaaaaagcattcacaaaacaaataataaaaataaaaaagctgatataaaaatacaataacaactacgaTAAAAACAGTTTAATCAAATATGCAAGCAATGAGGCTCatcaacataaaattaaaaaatcataaaatgcTAAACTGCACAGCAtgaacaaaattcaaaaattgaaGAGAATCCCAATCCGTATCCAAATCCGAGAATTCGAGAATCGGGCTCCACAAATCTGACAACAAGCTGGGGCGTCAAAATGCCGCCTAATTGCGGCACATGGTTGACTGAGGAGCAGAGGAGCACGCTGGAGGAATGCCAACTGATTTTAATGACCTTACGATGTGCGcgtcatacacacacacacacacacacacattcacacacacgtATTCAGGCTGCTTGGTCACTTTGTCATTCCATCAGCGTGATAAGCATCAAGCATCAAATCAACTATCGCCCCCATGCCGTGTGCCCCGAACCCGACCAAAAATTATGGATCTCACGTAAAGCTTCCAGCCAGCATTTGATTGAACCCTATCGAGATTATAATGGTGGGCGTATTGGCGATGGAGTTTAGTTTGATAAGCATAAATTGCCGCTTATCTATCAGCAGTAAACCACTTGAATCGATCTCTATGATAATGCCATGtcttgtggtatatttataatctaaTATTGCTTTTCTCAATTTGCtttcactttctctctctctgtttgctGGTAGGAGAGTTTACAATCGATCATTACGATTTCAGAATTTATCGATTAATTATAAGTATTATCCCATAACATTAACCTGAAACCCAAACTATCATAAATTCAGTGATGTagctataataaatattcaagcgcataaaattatttaataaatgattttgtGCATTATGAATGAGtttagaaataatattcatttttttaataatcaatcaaatcaataatattaaaactaaaaatattatataaatgaaCTGCACTGAACTTCGTAAGGCTTAACTTGCCtttggaattttaaatttttggtacggtttatcaacattttaactaaatatataaaaatggtACAAGTGAATTATATAGTAACCATATCCGCACATAAACAATTATTCATCAGTATTGATAGTATTCATAACCATGATATCTACTTGATAAGGCTCATATGGAAATTATAAGATTTTGCTTCCCTTCGAGATTTTCCAGtaggaaatattaaaaaaaaacacatgaatagaaaagaaaaaagaaaaagcgctggacttgttattattatctcGTTTTTTTGATAACCCTTAATAGAgtgcatattttttgtatattttttttttgagtattGATAAATTTGTTGGAAAGCTTGCTCGAACTTTATCCTTGTAAGTGAAAGCCTCTTGCATGgtgcattttaaaaattttcaaggTTTTCGTTCTCTTCTACATTTTTCGAGTaggaaatactttaaaaataaactaacagaaaacaaataagaaatttgcagtcgagtgtgctcgactgtgagatacccgctacccatttttaataaaggcaaaatattgcggtattattttcaaaatataccaaaatactacaaaatactgaaaatatacaaaatgctatgtttggtatatcgatatagtacaccattcaaaatataccatagacggcacaatgtaccagattgtccgccaaatcaactaagagccctagtaagtaggtttttttgcccatacaaaagtatttctttaataacttcgacaatttgtatctgatcgcaatcgaattttcaggaatcataactactatagtaattataattgttcgtggcaaaaatttgaaacaaacttgatctgcgtgcaaacataacaaatactgtcgaaaaaaaattatagctctatctcttatagtctctgagatccaatgtttcatacggacagacggacagacggacatgactagatcgtcttggctgttgacgctgatcaagaatatatatactttacagggtcggagatgtctcGTTCTAcctggcacaaagttataatacccttctaccctatgggtagcgggtataaaaagaacgGGAAACGAAGCATGGGCTTTATGACTAACCTTCAATTCTACTTTTCTAATGACTTGTAATAGAgtccatatttttttttatcgattaCATGTGTGTCGACAAATTTGTTGGAAAGCTTGGTTGAACTTTATCCTTGGAAGTGGAAGCTACTTGCATGGTGCATTGGCCCCGTTCCAGGAATGTTGTCTGAGGCGTCTGGCAACGCATTCCCATATGCAATATTCCCGGAACTTTTGCGCTGATGCTGGCAGAGCAGACGGACAGCAGGCGGGCGACGTCTTAGATTACGCGTTCGTATTTTGACTGCGAGGTCTAAGTAATGgctttggcaacaacaacaaaaacaacaataacgaaaacaacaataacagctgcGATTTGTCACATGGTGCACAACTAGTCGCCATTGCGAACGCCATAGGAATCGCCATTGGGTGGACGGTTGGAAGTAAGTATGTGGCAGTAGTAGTAGTTGCATGTtgcagcaaccagcaacaagcaaccagcaaccagcaagcGACAACAACTCGGCATCGCATCGCCAGTTATTGACGTTTTGTCACGTTTCCTGGAAAAAAACCGTTTTATTTGCTCGTCGCTCGCTTTGGTTTGTTTTGTAAGCCGAtgccacaaaagcaaaacaaactgcaaatgcaacaacaagacGTCGAGaagaaggaaaaggaaaacaaactTCAACTTGAAGCCGTTGCACTTGCAACCTCCCGGCTGCCACTTCCTCCTCTCCCtgcctcttcctctccctcctATGTGCTGAAGTGCTGAAGTTGGAGCCCTGAGCATATCTCACTGGCGACTCAAAACAGCGCTAATTGCATTGGCACGCCCGCCAGGGGAGAGAGGGAGTGTTGGGCAGAAGGGCACATCAGGTTGGCTGGGGAAGGGGAGAGGGTGAGGGGAGGGAGCTCGAATAATTAGCGCCATTTAATGTGGAGCGTACTCGACTTTTACGCACGATTCCTGCACTGACGCCACTCAAATTGGCCCAGGCGGAGGCCACAGTGTCAATGAGTTAATTAGCGCACGATTTGTCGCCCCCACAGAGACCCCAGATCGGAGACCCAAGACGATAGACGAGACCAGAGCTTCGACTCTATAGAGACCACAGAGCAGGCCACTAAGGGCCATAGTAACCGAGTgaatgtctgtctgtgtgggtgtgtgtttgacACTTGGgtaccaaaaaacaaaacaaaacaaaaaaatcaaatctgtttttattaaagtcaTCGTCGCACATTTCTGGGTCAAATGCGTCTGCCCCTCTTCCTACTTTGACCCTCTgttgtataatttatgttgCGCTGATTGCATTTTGTAGTCCACAAAAAgcgcaattaaaattattgaaaaaaaatttagataAAAATGTAGATATTTTCGTTTGCTGCGCGccctttgtttttgttgttcgcttATTTTCAGACTGatcaaaattgattgaaatgtgCATGCACatcataaaatgaaaatggaaatgaatctAAAGATGAAACTGCTAAAAGGCATTCGTTGTCACATTCCAAATCCACACAAAACAtctgaatattttaatgtaatctTGCAGCTAGACTGATAATCTTTTATGCgcgttttatgttttattaacGCACTTAATGATGGCCAAAAATGTTGGTATTTTCATAAACTGGAGAATAAGATCCAGTTAAATCTACAATTCAAGAAATTAATCTTcaaaaaagtatttgaatatttccataatagaatacaaaattaaaaaatttcaaatttcaactgAAATCTATTTCAGTTCTTCAACACGAAGTAATGAAATATCTGAagtcatttttaaattactgaaattaaaaaataaattaaaatgaaaaaatcaaattacgttaataatcaaatttaagtttgttttcttattgtaGAAGATTCAAGACgattttttaagtattattgCCCTTTGCTCTTTACGTCTATACTTTATTCATAATATAGAATACTAAATTCTTTCAGAAATGTGAATATGTAATtacatttgaatatatttaagatttgCAAGTCACCTTAGCATGTTTAAAACTTAAGCTTGTGCAGtctgaatt encodes the following:
- the LOC133841603 gene encoding mucin-21 isoform X1; this translates as MLPQFTVYAKIIYLLMVVISGALCTVEDYVIMSQCAHDKAIHLAAEGTVSVTDISQIQNITIVGLSDFVNEFKIALYAKETQRYLCFNDNWRLVGMKELRDTCYFNETIVHGYFVFRSVVDLQRRVGFTHRGKPVGPKTVKSVNDACFMFNKIDAELFFHQHTLPKWRETAAMRANGNGNGNSSNNGSSNSSGSGNNRKVSRNKNNRHKSNNQNQKLQQQHAHHGHNSSSSLSSTNKKQQQLALGRKQQQQQQQQTRQQHQVRHHHNDPSMLARRQQRRKQQHQQQQQQQQRVTASPTKQTTAKSATTTKQQTTNASPAAAVAAPATTATSASATATVATTKTSTTTLANKRKGRRRKGRKPKQQRQQLQQLQQLPTAAATVDTSTDDMFTSSSSSSSYSTSFDDGYSSSSSSIEPWSTWSATPTATNENFSEISESTSDSSSSSSSSTHASNMLLATTAEDSIKSYISNSNYNLWATSITELEAEASASTTLATASASATSSSGNDTELLQYETELTEDGDENEFLTTTQAIANYETKATGATAATAASSSQVAKTTSTTAATTTTTTTAATGTQLVLEQTPPAATVATLMYNKWHTTQQHEASTVGNTTATAATTATSTVSTHKQSRHRNSSNNNENHQQLFRDSGSKQQPYKLLRATSATASTRFQTMLPTAAQSSSASRTAAAAAAATTVLLATPKLQVDKVFSVYKNINSNLNNSLAETKQTTATSSSSAVAAAAAAAATAATVTAATSTKKTLRKSTQKLLATPYSQLTYVRNGAGDIEIDNLDNISVYPDVFEDVSNEHDISNSNGNSSSNIDSTGSNSRLTFVSGFLATSPTSVLPESIRIAKIKINNERRRHHSQRRLRNFA
- the LOC133841603 gene encoding mucin-21 isoform X2, which produces MSNQLKRLLFFIVVISGALCTVEDYVIMSQCAHDKAIHLAAEGTVSVTDISQIQNITIVGLSDFVNEFKIALYAKETQRYLCFNDNWRLVGMKELRDTCYFNETIVHGYFVFRSVVDLQRRVGFTHRGKPVGPKTVKSVNDACFMFNKIDAELFFHQHTLPKWRETAAMRANGNGNGNSSNNGSSNSSGSGNNRKVSRNKNNRHKSNNQNQKLQQQHAHHGHNSSSSLSSTNKKQQQLALGRKQQQQQQQQTRQQHQVRHHHNDPSMLARRQQRRKQQHQQQQQQQQRVTASPTKQTTAKSATTTKQQTTNASPAAAVAAPATTATSASATATVATTKTSTTTLANKRKGRRRKGRKPKQQRQQLQQLQQLPTAAATVDTSTDDMFTSSSSSSSYSTSFDDGYSSSSSSIEPWSTWSATPTATNENFSEISESTSDSSSSSSSSTHASNMLLATTAEDSIKSYISNSNYNLWATSITELEAEASASTTLATASASATSSSGNDTELLQYETELTEDGDENEFLTTTQAIANYETKATGATAATAASSSQVAKTTSTTAATTTTTTTAATGTQLVLEQTPPAATVATLMYNKWHTTQQHEASTVGNTTATAATTATSTVSTHKQSRHRNSSNNNENHQQLFRDSGSKQQPYKLLRATSATASTRFQTMLPTAAQSSSASRTAAAAAAATTVLLATPKLQVDKVFSVYKNINSNLNNSLAETKQTTATSSSSAVAAAAAAAATAATVTAATSTKKTLRKSTQKLLATPYSQLTYVRNGAGDIEIDNLDNISVYPDVFEDVSNEHDISNSNGNSSSNIDSTGSNSRLTFVSGFLATSPTSVLPESIRIAKIKINNERRRHHSQRRLRNFA